The Streptomyces sp. HUAS CB01 genome has a segment encoding these proteins:
- a CDS encoding class I SAM-dependent methyltransferase has protein sequence MTTTAAQEAFLRAFHAEHPAVTAEAFGGGRGPDGQSSYEILCQRVAGSRRVLDLGCGDGLLLEHLARSEGRQLAGVDLSPESLFLARRRPALSGARLEEGRAQSLPFADDSFDACVSHMALMLMSDVDLVAAEIARVLSPGGVLACVLGGGAVGGEAYERFVALLRSTVADVPASRRVPALGDRRTRSRDGLDAILGPAGFTATDWETVPIDLSGSADEVWDVVSRVYDLGPLDRTAVERLREDFLAEVTETASPDGRVPCAFKIHVATARVR, from the coding sequence ATGACGACCACCGCAGCCCAGGAAGCGTTTCTGCGGGCCTTTCACGCCGAACATCCAGCAGTGACCGCAGAGGCGTTCGGGGGCGGCCGTGGCCCGGACGGCCAATCCAGCTACGAGATCCTGTGTCAGCGGGTGGCCGGAAGCAGACGCGTACTGGACCTCGGATGCGGCGACGGCCTGCTGCTGGAGCATCTGGCGCGCAGCGAGGGCAGGCAGCTCGCGGGAGTCGACCTCTCGCCGGAGTCACTTTTCCTGGCGCGGCGCCGACCGGCACTGTCCGGGGCGCGATTGGAGGAGGGCCGAGCTCAGAGCCTTCCTTTCGCCGACGACAGCTTCGACGCCTGCGTTTCCCACATGGCGCTGATGCTGATGTCCGACGTCGACCTCGTCGCGGCGGAGATTGCCCGGGTGCTGTCCCCCGGAGGGGTGCTGGCCTGTGTGCTGGGCGGCGGGGCCGTTGGCGGGGAGGCGTACGAACGCTTCGTCGCCCTGTTGCGGTCCACCGTTGCGGACGTGCCCGCCTCCCGGCGTGTCCCCGCGCTCGGGGACAGGAGGACCCGCAGCCGCGACGGGCTCGACGCCATCCTGGGACCGGCGGGCTTCACCGCGACGGACTGGGAGACCGTCCCCATCGATCTCAGCGGTTCGGCCGATGAGGTGTGGGACGTCGTGTCCCGCGTGTACGACCTCGGTCCGCTGGACCGCACCGCCGTGGAGCGTCTGCGTGAGGACTTCCTCGCCGAGGTGACGGAGACGGCGAGTCCGGACGGGCGCGTGCCCTGCGCCTTCAAGATCCACGTGGCGACGGCTCGAGTGCGGTGA
- a CDS encoding carbonic anhydrase: MQPLIDNARTFGQRPEEFAELAQGQSPQVLFITCSDSRVVPALITGARPGDLFELRTAGNIVPPYGSERPAGETATIEYAVEVLGVSDIVVCGHSHCGAVGALVRGDDLDGVPAVRDWLAHAAGEPDAADPDDPSVERAVTHHVLSQLLRLRSYPCVEKRLADGTLTLRGWYYEVHTGAVREHRPATDAFEAL, encoded by the coding sequence ATGCAACCCCTCATCGACAACGCCCGCACGTTCGGACAGCGCCCTGAGGAGTTCGCCGAGCTTGCCCAAGGCCAGTCCCCCCAGGTCCTGTTCATCACCTGCTCCGACTCCCGGGTCGTCCCGGCCCTGATCACCGGCGCCCGCCCGGGCGACCTCTTCGAGCTGCGCACCGCGGGCAACATCGTTCCGCCGTACGGCTCGGAGCGCCCCGCCGGCGAGACGGCCACCATCGAGTACGCCGTGGAAGTCCTCGGTGTCTCCGACATCGTGGTCTGCGGCCACTCGCACTGCGGAGCCGTCGGCGCACTGGTGCGCGGCGACGACCTCGACGGCGTGCCGGCCGTGCGTGACTGGCTCGCCCACGCGGCCGGCGAACCCGACGCCGCCGACCCCGACGACCCCAGCGTGGAACGCGCGGTCACCCATCACGTCCTGTCCCAGCTGCTGCGCCTGCGCTCGTACCCGTGCGTGGAGAAGCGCCTGGCCGACGGCACCCTGACCCTGCGCGGCTGGTACTACGAGGTACACACCGGCGCCGTGCGCGAACACCGCCCGGCCACCGACGCGTTCGAAGCGCTGTGA